The following are encoded in a window of Narcine bancroftii isolate sNarBan1 chromosome 2, sNarBan1.hap1, whole genome shotgun sequence genomic DNA:
- the adcyap1b gene encoding adenylate cyclase activating polypeptide 1b isoform X1, which translates to MSNKATLAFMVVYGIIMHCNVYCSPIGMDYPGLRDEDEAYDEKGNSLSDLTHEIDRNGIRIPSSMINDLNTLYYLPEERTERHADGLFHHHLKNLVESQHVKSFLNSHIPRKRESRSNVEKDTEPLSKRHSDGIFTDSYSRYRKQMAVKKYLAAVLGKSPEDINILQIFDDIFFDALLRLLEWVYDIGLGEMLQQISLSAN; encoded by the exons ATGTCCAACAAAGCGACTCTAGCATTCATGGTTGTGTATGGGATCATAATGCATTGCAATGTCTACTGTTCACCGATCGGAATGGATTACCCAGGACTGAG GGACGAAGATGAGGCATATGATGAAAAAGGAAACTCACTATCCGATTTGACTCACGAAATTGATCGAAATGGCATCCGAATTCCTTCATCTATGATTAATGACTTGAACACGTTATACTATCTGCCGGAGGAAAG AACGGAAAGACATGCTGATGGGTTATTTCATCACCACCTAAAGAATTTGGTGGAAAGCCAACATGTAAAATCCTTCCTAAACTCGCACATTCCTAGAAAGCGCGAGAG TCGCAGCAATGTTGAGAAGGATACGGAACCCCTGTCAAAGCGGCATTCCGATGGCATCTTCACTGACAGCTACAGCCGTTACAGGAAACAGATGGCTGTCAAGAAATACCTGGCAGCTGTCTTGGGGAAAAG CCCTGAAGATATTAATATTCTCCAAATTTTCGACGACATATTCTTTGATGCCCTGCTTAGGCTGCTTGAATGGGTTTATGATATTGGTTTGGGAGAAATGCTGCAGCAGATATCCTTGTCG GCAAATTGA
- the adcyap1b gene encoding adenylate cyclase activating polypeptide 1b isoform X3 has product MSNKATLAFMVVYGIIMHCNVYCSPIGMDYPGLRDEDEAYDEKGNSLSDLTHEIDRNGIRIPSSMINDLNTLYYLPEERTERHADGLFHHHLKNLVESQHVKSFLNSHIPRKRESRSNVEKDTEPLSKRHSDGIFTDSYSRYRKQMAVKKYLAAVLGKRYKQRVKNKGRRVFYL; this is encoded by the exons ATGTCCAACAAAGCGACTCTAGCATTCATGGTTGTGTATGGGATCATAATGCATTGCAATGTCTACTGTTCACCGATCGGAATGGATTACCCAGGACTGAG GGACGAAGATGAGGCATATGATGAAAAAGGAAACTCACTATCCGATTTGACTCACGAAATTGATCGAAATGGCATCCGAATTCCTTCATCTATGATTAATGACTTGAACACGTTATACTATCTGCCGGAGGAAAG AACGGAAAGACATGCTGATGGGTTATTTCATCACCACCTAAAGAATTTGGTGGAAAGCCAACATGTAAAATCCTTCCTAAACTCGCACATTCCTAGAAAGCGCGAGAG TCGCAGCAATGTTGAGAAGGATACGGAACCCCTGTCAAAGCGGCATTCCGATGGCATCTTCACTGACAGCTACAGCCGTTACAGGAAACAGATGGCTGTCAAGAAATACCTGGCAGCTGTCTTGGGGAAAAGGTataaacaaagggttaaaaataaaGGACGCCGAGTATTCTATTTGTAG
- the adcyap1b gene encoding adenylate cyclase activating polypeptide 1b isoform X2 — MRDEDEAYDEKGNSLSDLTHEIDRNGIRIPSSMINDLNTLYYLPEERTERHADGLFHHHLKNLVESQHVKSFLNSHIPRKRESRSNVEKDTEPLSKRHSDGIFTDSYSRYRKQMAVKKYLAAVLGKSPEDINILQIFDDIFFDALLRLLEWVYDIGLGEMLQQISLSAN; from the exons atgag GGACGAAGATGAGGCATATGATGAAAAAGGAAACTCACTATCCGATTTGACTCACGAAATTGATCGAAATGGCATCCGAATTCCTTCATCTATGATTAATGACTTGAACACGTTATACTATCTGCCGGAGGAAAG AACGGAAAGACATGCTGATGGGTTATTTCATCACCACCTAAAGAATTTGGTGGAAAGCCAACATGTAAAATCCTTCCTAAACTCGCACATTCCTAGAAAGCGCGAGAG TCGCAGCAATGTTGAGAAGGATACGGAACCCCTGTCAAAGCGGCATTCCGATGGCATCTTCACTGACAGCTACAGCCGTTACAGGAAACAGATGGCTGTCAAGAAATACCTGGCAGCTGTCTTGGGGAAAAG CCCTGAAGATATTAATATTCTCCAAATTTTCGACGACATATTCTTTGATGCCCTGCTTAGGCTGCTTGAATGGGTTTATGATATTGGTTTGGGAGAAATGCTGCAGCAGATATCCTTGTCG GCAAATTGA